The Lathyrus oleraceus cultivar Zhongwan6 chromosome 5, CAAS_Psat_ZW6_1.0, whole genome shotgun sequence genome includes the window TCGATTTTGTAAATGTCTACAAGCAAAAAAACGTAGATTATAAAAAATATGAGTGTGCATGCAAGAAATCAAGGAAGATATTTTCCTTAGGTTAAGATTAAGATAGTAAAAAACTTTGAATGATGTTTAAAATTTCAAACTTTGTAAACCCAAACTCATATTCTAGTCTTACGATCTAGAGTTAGATCATCTCCATGAGGATTTTGGACTTCATATTCAGCAGCAGGCAAAGAGACATTAGTCATGTTGTGGCAACCTTTGGTTATCCATTATGTTAGAGTTGGATGATCCATCCATGATTTCTTCAAAGCACCTATTAAAACAATTAGATTTTGATGATGTATATGTACTTAATGATAACAAGAAAGTAAAGGTTGAGAAAGATGAGTACTTAAATGAGAATTTTATCCAACTTATATAGAGGAAACATAATCTTTGCTAAAGTAATATTTTATATTTACAATTAATTgttttaattatatttttcttttCATTATATTTACATCCAAAAAgacaattaaaaatgaaaatgtacATTAAATACaagttaaaatattaaataacTAAAGTTTTTTAATAGCaattatataaaatatataaaGAATATGGTCAATaattatttcaattaaaattaaaattcatTTGTTCCACATCACTTTAATAGTATCTGAATTGAATCAAGATTCGCAATCTTTTGTCTAATAGGATGTACAAATGTAGTTTGATGTTGAGTATCTTTACCGAAGAAAAGAAGAATCCTATAAACAAAAAGACATTTGTCGAAAATTATAAATTGAATATAttcatttttaatatttattaaagGACCTCAAATATAGATTTTGTTAAAGTGTAACTTTAATATTTTCaataaaattattaaatatatttattttttattataacAAAATTTATATTGTATGTAATATGCAATACTATACATAGTATATTTCATGACAAACTTTCACGCCAGCCAATGAAAATTTGAGGTCAAATGATATTGTAGTTATAAGACCAAGAAGATATTGTATCTAATGTATTTAGACTatgtcaaaatacatgcatgTCGTAATGATTGCATATTATACAGGAAAAAGCATGAAAACTTGAAGGAGTGTCTGAGGTGTGGGGAGTCACACTATAAGAAGAAGTACAATGGTGTTAAAGATGATTATGGTGTAGCTAAAAAGGATGTTCCTTCCATGGTGATGTGGTACCTACCGATAACACAAAGGTTCAAGAGACACTTTTCTAATATAAATGACACAAAGAATACTAGATGGCATTCATATGAAAGATTATGTGATGGAAAAATTTGCCATGTAGCTAATTCATTGTAATGAAAGCAAATTTATATGTTGTTTCCATATTTTTCCCTTGAGCCAAGGAACCTTGGGCTTGGAATTAGCACTGACAAAATGAATCTATTTGGTAATTTAAGTACTAACCATACTTTATGACATGTTCTTCTCATAATTTACAACATGTCTATGTGATTGTGAATGAAGCACAAACATATGATGTTATTAATGATGATTTCGAGTCCAAAACAACTAGGGAACGACATATATGTTTATTTAATGCCATTGATTAAAGATTTAAGAATTTTATGggaagaaggtgttgatgttgatgatgtgtATACATGTGATAACTTTAAGCTGCATGTTCTGTTGTTTTGAAATCAATAACTTTCTTGCATATATGGTAATTTGTCTGGGTATAACATCAAGGGATGAAAGCGCGTCCAATATGTCAAGATGATACATGCTTCCACCCAATTAAAAAATGGAAAAGACACTGTTTACCTTGGGCATCAAAAACTTCTAAGACTTAATCATCCATATCTTAGATTGATGAAGtcttttaataaaaaaacatgagCTTGATATTGCTCTAAACCCTTAATCAGGAATGACATTTATAATAGACAACAACACATTAATGATGTCTTTGGAAAGAAACGAAAAGGGCCCATAGAGAAAAAAATATAGGAAAAAAAGGTCGatgttctttgatcttccatattgATCTAACCTCGATGTAAGACATTGTCTTGATGTCATGCATGTGGAGAAAAATGTATGTGATAGCTTGATTGGAATACTTAGAAACATTAAAGAAAAGACAAGAGATACTAAGAAATCCCGTGAAGATATGGTGGTGATGGGTATACGATAAGAGTTATTCCGAAAAGATTTAGGAAATATAACATATTTCCCTCCTGCATGTTGAACTCTatctaaaaaagaaaaaaaaagttttttGTGATTGTTTCGAGGGTACTCATCAAATGTGAAGAAATTGTGTCATTGAATGATCTCAAATTAGTTGGCTGaaaatctcatgattgtcatgtcttgatgcaatAACTTCTATCATATGAATTATATCGAAAAATGTAAGGGTAATTATAACCAGATTGTACTTATTCTTCAATGATATATGTAATAAAGTCATTGAAACTGAAAATTTAGATGAGTTGGAACATGGGGTTGCAAATATCTTGTGTAAATTATATATGTTTTTCCCTTCACCATTTTTTGACATTATGCTTCACTTAATTGTTCATCTAGTACAGGAGATTAGAATTTGTGGTTCAGTTTATTTAGAATGAATTTATCTAATACAACGATACACAAAGATATTTAAAGGGTATACAAAGAATCATCACCATCCCGATGCTTAGATCGTTGAATTGTACATCACCGAAGAAGCTATTGGGTTTTTTACAAACTATTTGTCATAAGAAAACTCTAGAAATTCATGAGTCTCGTAATGATGAACGATATGATGGAAGATGTATTCAAGGTTTAATTCTTAAGAAATTTGATCGAGACGTAGTTCTTCAAGCACATTTTCATATATTGAATAACCTTAGTGAAGTTCAGCCTTACTTGACCATTCACAAATGTTTTATCAAGGAAAAATTCCCCCAGATGAATGAAAAAATATTGTTGAAATAACATAACAAAACTTTTATAACTTGGTTTAATGAAAGGGTTTCTAAAGAGAGTATTTCGTGAGAGACAATTAAATGAATGTCACATATGCTGAGTACATGTATACAACACTACAATGTCTCCTATAACTGACACTTTATGGTTGTAGCTAGATAGTGATGTCGCTTAGGGCTGATGCTAACTAAATGAAGACAATACCATAGTGTCGTTAACGACCGACGCTACATAAATTGTAGTGTCGATAATAGCCTAAGTTACACCTAAACGCGCATGTTCTATAGCGTCGGATTTTTTGTTTTAGCGTCCCTTTAGCATTTCCTAAGTCGTCGCTAAATTTAGCGTCAGCTCAATTTATGTTTTGCTTCCAAATTTAGTTTGTCAAAAGAAAACTCTCTAGGAATTCCTGAGTTTCTTCTAGTGGCATATTTAATAAGTAAAATGATATAAAGTGAACCAAAATTTGTGACCAATTCCAATTATACTCTCTTAGTATAACCTAACACCCATACATTAGGAAGCCTATAAAAAATTCCAAACTTAAAGCAACCAATGCACGTATATTTTTGTGACAATTTTTTCATAGTTAGCCACAGTAACGTTACACATATGATTAATCTATAACTTTTATTCCATGAAATTTCAAGGCCATTTTTTATAGGAACAAGTTCTAAAAGTAAAGGCAGGACAAGGAAAACTTATAATTGATTTATGTTAAGGTTGAATTCTTACACATACCATCATACTCCAGTAGCATGAGTGAAACCTCATAAATTGTGGAGAATAGTTTCAACTTCCTCAAGTTGATATATGTCATCAAACTATTCCAAAATATAGAAACAAAGTTGCTACTACTCATTTACTACAAGTTACACATACCCAAAAATCCAATTGAACCCATTACACCTACACCAAAAACACCCCTAAAATTCGCTTTTATTAAAAAGAATCAATTTAAAAATTAGCTACAAACCATTAAATCTACACCCAAAACACCCATAAAACTGttattaaaatgaattaaaaaaatagTCATGGTTCTCAACAATAACAAAGATAAGAGAAAAATAAAGAATGATAATAATAAGAAATTAAATTTTCAAATTTGAAACAAAGTtataaaattagggttttgggaagaagaaaaagaataagagaaacaatgatgaAGAACTAGCGAGGATAGAGAAGAATAACATACCCATTTGTAAAAAGAGAGACAAAATATTTTATGTTGTGCTGGGTGCGATAGCCAAAGAAAAGAACATTTAGCCAAAGAAAAGAACATTTTCCGACGACCATTTTGTTGTCGGTAAAGTTTGTGGGTAATATCAATTTTTCTTGTAGTGTGATTGTTGAAGATGAGGAAGTGAATTCAAGAATCTTAGAAGAATCTTTAGTAACTTCATCTATGATTTTTTTTGACTAAGGATGAAAAGTCAATTACGACAGTCTCTTTTGAAAGAACAATTTCAGTGGACGAACAATCCTTAGAAGATTCATCATCTGTTAATATAGAAACTGCATAAAGAAGAATAtatgaagaagatgaggaagttTCGCCCAAGGGAATATTTGAAAGAAGAAGTTAGGAAGAAGTCCCAACAAGTAATATATTTAGACACTCAAAATCATGGAAAAATCTAGAAGAATCAACCTCTGGTAGAATCTTCAAAGATCCTTCAACTAACAAAGATTTTGTTTTCAAGACCATATGGTGTGATGCATAGTTGATAGTGCAGTCAGAGTTGATAATTTGTCATCAGATGGTACACTACTAgaatttttttatataattagAGAAATTTGTGGGAGGTAAAACCCCTCACTAAAAAACAACGTTGGTTGGGGTTAAACCCCTCACAACATTCAaaatataaaaacaaaattatataaAACAAAAACGTGGGGTGACTCCTCGTAAACATggaataatttttttataatttttgaaATTGCACTTTGTTAGGGGTCACCCCTTGTAAACAAAAAATAGAGTCAAAATGAGCTGGCAAGTGTTATCATTTGAAAGGAGATACCCCTCACCAATTATATTCGTTCAGTTAGAAAGGGGACACCCCTCACCAATTGTAAGGGTTAAGTCAAATCATGCACTTATTACACCTGTTAAAGTCGGCTACATGCTGAAAAATGCCTGCAACCCGTTATGATTTTCGAGGGACAACCCCTTGTAAATGTTATTTGCTTTGCTCACGTGGGATAGCCCCTTGTAATGTTCAGCATATTTTGTACACCTCTGAACACGTCATAATTTTCTAGGGGTTGCCCCTTGCAAATTATGATCGTTACATGCTTCGTGGGGATGCCCCTCGTCATTTGTCAATAATAAATAAGCAACTACCTCCCTTCTTTCCCATCTCCttcttctctctctctcatttttcttctcttcagCCACTCTTCATCTCTCTCACAGCAAAAAACAACTCACTTTTCTTCTCTATTTCACAATAAAAACAACTCTTATTAATTcaaaatgatatatatatatatatatatatatatatatatatatatatatatatatatatatatatatgagtttaattgaaatgcactgacagtgtaaagatattttacactgtcagttaatcacaGTCATTGATTTTTTAGAGAAGTTTGACATTTTCTATAATCACATGTAAAGTAACCGAGacggatgattgtgatgtattgacagtgtaattttttttacactgacagtgcataacaattaatctctctctctctctctctctctctctctctctctctctctctctctctctctctctctctcttctctctctctctctctctctctctctctctctctctctctctcctctctctctctctctctctctctctctctctctctctctatatatataatatatatattatatatatataatatatatatatatatatataatatatatatatatatatatatatataataatatatatatatatatatatatatatatatgagattaattatatgagattaattactatacactgtcagtgtaaaaagttttataccgtcgattcatcaccatcacccgtttgtattactttatagatttttaaaataaaagtcaaacttctttaatattcaacgtctataattaagtgatggtgtaaaacccagttacactgacagtgtatttcaattaatctctctctctctctctctctctctataatatatatatatatatatatatatatatatatatatatatatatatatatatatatatatatatatatatatatatatatatatatatatatatatatatatttatttatttattatttatttacttatATTTATTTCGAAAATGATATTATATATTTTAGTATTATATATTTTGAAAATATTACTTTTATTTCAATATATTTTAGTATTTATATTAACATATTTGTAAAATAATTGTTAAAATAAAACTGGAAAAAACAATATATATGATTTGATATAAACACCAGGCACAGGAGATCTCTAGGTTCAAGCGGAAGGAAGCAGAACCCAAACACTTAACAAAACAAAAGGAGGGCACTCTAAAAAACACAACCACTTGAGTGAATCCTATTCGCAAtcatatatattattaaataGGTTTTGACACCGTCTTTCAGGGTTTCGATTGAACTTCTGAACTTGAAAAGAAACACCTAAGTATTTAATAAATTGTGCAATGAACTCTTAAAAATGGTTTATTCActtaaattattattttttcacTCCGGCCAAGGTTCTTGTTCCACCACCAATTATAAACATGATTATAGATTGTTTTTATAAATTCAACTCAACAGGTTTACAAAAATTATATCAATAGATTAGCTAAAATAAATATATCCGAACATACTTTAACAAAAGTATCTTTATGGAATAATTGTTATCAATGATTTTACTTTTAAATTATTTCACAAATCAAGATCATTTATGAAGGTTAGAAATTCATTATCTCATATTTCCATATGAATCCATAAATATTCATAATGATAGAGacttttattatattatttaataatatacATAATAACTGAATACTTATTTATATTTATATCATAATATTTATATACAAACTGCTACATTAAATTGCATTTCATTTACCTCCATTCTTCTTCCTGATGAACTGTACTTCAGTTGCCTCCTTGGATAATTTCATTTGCGCCAATTTATTGGTTATCGTATCCATCTCAACTGAATAATTTCATCAAATCACAGACGAAATTGTAAcatcaatttatttttaaatattaagTTATAATAATGATTATTGAGGAAAAGGGATAATAAATTACCATTCAGAACCTCCCCATTTGAATTGACTTCAGATAATGTTTCTTCCATAGTGTTAATTTCAGACTTAATAACAGAATTAAAGTTTGTGTAAACCTCAGTCATTGGAATTTCTTTACATATTATATCCTGCATAGTTAAAGAGTTATTAGCAcaatttaaaatttaaaaatttgaGAAATAATCAAATATGGATGAAATATCATGAGATTACAGCTAGTGTATTTTGTTTGTCTTCCAAATTTTCGATGTGACAATTCTTTCTCTTTCGATAGGTTTTGGAGTATCCTTGATTTTGTAAACGTCTACGAGCCAGAAAAAAACATAGATTATGAAAAATATGAGTGTGGAAAAACCTTTGAATgatatttaaaatttaaaatttgcAAACCCAAACTCACATTCTAGTCTCACGATCTAGAATTAGATCATCTCCATGAGGATTTGGGACCCCATTTTTAGCAGTAGGCATGCCATTGGTCATATTAGGCAAAGAGACATTAGTCACATTTTCATGTTGTGGCAACCTTTGATTATCCATTATGGTAGAGCTTGATGATCCTTCCATGATTTCTTCGAAGCACCTATAAAAACAATAAGAATAAGCAAATTATATCTCAATTTTAGTACTCGGAAAACATAATTGTCTTTGGCTTGTTAGATTTTGATGATCTATATGTCCTTACAATGATAACAAGATAATAAAAAGGTTGACAACGATGAGTACTCAAATGAGGATTTTATCCAACTTATATAGAGAAACATACTCTTTGCTAAAGCAACATTTTACATTTACAATTAATTgttttaaatatatttttatttttattatatttatatcCAAAAAGGCAATTAAAAATGATAATGTACATTAACTAAGgatttttttatatatatttcTAGGAAAAAGCCTAATAATAGAAGTCAAAATATTAAATAACTAATGTTTTTTTAATAGCaattatataaaatatataaaGAATACGGTCAATAATTATTTCAACTAAAATTAAAATTCATTTATTCCACACCACTTCAATAATATCTGAATTGAATCAAGATTTGCAATCTTTTGTCTAAATGGATGTACAAATCTAGTTTGATATTGAATATCTTTATCGAAGAAAAGAAGCATCCTATAAACAAAAAGACATTTGTCGAAAATTATAAATTGAATATAttcatttttaatatttattaacGGACCTCTAAAATAGATTTTGTTCAAGTGTAACTTTAATGTTTTCaataaaattattaaatatatttattttttattataacAAAATTTATATTGTATGTAATATACACtactataaataatatattttatgataAACTTTCACGTTAATCAATAAAAATATGAGGTCAAATGACATAAAACATGTCATTTTTTTAAAAGTAATCTTATCTCTCGATTTTATATAAAAATCGACAGGTTATGTAACTCAAAGTTTGAGGTTCGATTCCTAACTTTTGCAAATTTATTCTTTATTTAGAACTAAAATTTTGCCATTATTTTATAAATCATCTTATACCTTGGATTTTTAGAAAACCgacattaaaaattaattaatattttatttaaattaagtaAACACAATTTTTATCTCAGTTTTGCTCTCTCGTTTTTTAAGAAAATTTAGGTGTAAACTCTAAACAATATTTTACTCACTTATTAGAATGTTAAGTTTCATTCACTTTTTACGCTCAAACACTTTTCTTCGACTGAAACACCATTCTCTCTCCTAACTAACTAAAATACCATCTTCTCCCAGGAGGATGGATACTTGAACCTCAAATCAACATTTTTTTTTGTATGTTAAACTCTCTCcatgttgttattgttgttgatgtaTTTGTAGTAGTAGTAGTAGTTGTAGTAGTAGTTGTTGTTAtggttgttgttattgttattattgtcgtcattgttattgttgttgtcgttattgtttttttttgttattgttattgtcGTGGTTTTTTGAGACTTAGGGAATAATGTAGTATTGTTTTTCAGGTATTTGTAATTGTTGTTGTTTATTGTTTATTAATTTTATGGGTTTTGAAATTTAGGGTATAATGTAGTGTTGTTTTTCTTGTATTTGTAGCAGGGGTGTTCATGGTTCATGAACTTCACTGAACTAAACCACATTTATGGTTCAGTTCAGTTTACAATAACCATTTTAATAATAATCAATTAAATGCTAAAATAGTTTCAATTCAATTTAAAATTAGTTTAGAATCAGTTTATATTTATAAGTTAGTTTATAATCAATTTGTAATTATAAACCAATTTTATAATTTGAACACTTTTAATaacatttttttaattaaaaaagatatatttttaaagtattaaaaaaataatttttttaaaagtaatttttacatttttttgaaaaagtatttttaaaaattaatgaaatattttatttttttttggaaaaaatatTTTGCTTTTCCCAAAAAAGAAAGTTTGGAAtaatttttttatgtttttaaaactatatttttatttttgtgacaaaaaatatttttaaaaaatatatataaaatgaGTTTTTAAATTTTTATACAAAAAATTGAAGTTTTTAATTTTAATTGAAGTTTTAATTCAAGAACTTTTATTTTctgaaaaaaaattatttttgggaaattaattttttatttcaGATTAACAAATACTTTTCTTTAAAAAAAatgttgatttttttttataaaagtattttttttagatttttgtttttattttatttttcaaaattaaaaatatttGTGCTTTTAAAAAATATTTCAGTTGAAGGTCATTTTAAAactatattttattatttttataaaaaccaatatttttaatttcaaacaatatttttattttcataataaaaatattttttattttcaattttttttgtttaGCTCTCAATAGTTTTTCTTTTGCTTTTAATTAAAAACTTATTCTTATAATTAAACCAGCTTATAAAAGGAAACTGATTATGAATAGGTTTTAATCTGAATTAGAATTGTTTGAATTAAATGGTTTAGTTCGTTAATCATTTAAGGGGTTCAGTTTTTTTTATGGTGCAATGCAATTCAGTTTAATAATATAGTTTGGTTAACCATATTTTTGCACACACCTAATTTGTAGTTCTTGTTGTTTATTGTTATTGTTTTTGTCATGGTTTTTGAAACTTAGGATATAATGTAGTGTTGTTTTTCAAGTATTTGTAGTTGTTGTTGTTTATTGTCATCGTTGTATTATTTTAAAatgttcatttttattttactttcaGAAGTTGTATGTTAATATGGATCATAGTTGGATGAGAGTCACTAGATCAAGTAAAGAGTATGAGAATTGAGTGATTCAATTCTTGAATTCGCAGGAAAAAATCTTCCTAACGATAATGAGATTTTTTTGGTGTCTTTGTAAAATTTTCCAAAATATGCAAAAACATCAAATGGATGATATATTCAATCATTGTGGTTGTGATAGAATTTTTCAAAATTACACGAAATAGGTATGACATGGTTAAGTGACAAAAAAGACCCATGTTACATagaattgaagatgatgaatttATGAATGATATTCTAGAAGATATGATTAATTATATTGGAGTATATGCTTTTAAGAAAGCCCATGTGGAAGGTACTTTGAAAAGTGGCATGGAAGAGTCGTTATATCTGGATGCAAAAATTTTACAAGATTGACACTTGTGTTAAGACTATTTAATCTTAAGGCAATAGGTGGTTGGACAGATAAAAGTTTCACTGAATTGTTTGAATTGTTGTAATAAATGCTTTCAGAAGGTAACACGTTGGTGAACTGTAATTATATGGCCAAGAAGATATTGTGTCTAGTGGGTTTAGACTATTTCAAAGTACATGCATGTCGTAATGATTGCATATTATATAGGAAAGAGTATGAAAACTTGAAGGAGTGTTTGAGGTTTGAGGAGTCGTGCTACAAGAAGAAGTACAACGGTGTTAAAGATGATGATGGTGTAACTAAAAAGGGTGTTCATTCCAAGATGATGTGGTACCTATTGATAACTCAAAGGTTCAAGAGACTATTTTTTAATGTAAATAACGTAAAGAATACTAGATGACATGCAAATGAAAGATTATGTGATGGAGAAATTCTCCATGTAGTTGATTCATTGCGATGGAAGAAAATTAATAAGTTGTTTCCAAATTTTGCCCTTGAGCCAAGGAACCTTGGGCTTGCAATTATTTGGTAATTTGAGTACTAACCATACTTTATGGCATGTTCTTATCATTTTTTATAACTTGACTTCGTGATTGTGCATGAAGCACAAATATATGATGTTATCAAAGACGATTTTGAGTCCAAGATAACTAGGGAACGACATAGATGTTTATTTAATATCATTCATTGAAAAGATTTAAGAATTTTATGGGAGAAAGGAGTTGATGTTAATGATGCGTATACATGTGATAACTTTAAGCTGCATACCATGTTGTTTTGAAATCAGTGACTTTCATGCATATATGGTAATTTGTATGGGTACAACATCAAGGGACGTAAAGCGCGTCCAATATATGAAGATGACACATGCTTCCACCcaattaaaaaatagaaaaaacatTATTTACCTTGGGCATCAAAAAATTTGAGGACCTAATCATCCATATCGTAGATTGATGAAGACTTTTAATGGAAAACATGAATTTGATATCGCTCCAAATACCTTAATTGGGAAGGAAGTTTATAAAAGAAAATAACACATTAATATTGTCTTTGGAAAGAAACAAGAAGGGCCCATGGAGAAAAAATATAGGAAAAAAAGGTTGATattctttgatcttccatattgATCTAGCCTCGATGTAAGACATTGTCTCAATGTCATGCACGTGGAGAAAAATGTATGTGATAGTTTGATTGTAACACTTATAAACATTAAAGGAAATACAAAAGATACTAAGAAATCCCATGAAGATATGGTGGTGATGAGTATACGATAAGAGTTATCTCGAAAAGATATAGTAAATATAACATATTTCCCCTTTGCATGTCACACTCtgtctaaaaaagaaaaaaaaagtggTGTCTCCTATAACCGACACTTTATGGTTATAGCTAGATAGTGGTGTCGCTTAGGGCCGATGTTAACTAAATGAAGACAATACCATAGTTTTGCTAATGACCGACGCTACATAAATTATAGTTTCGATAATAGCCTATCTTACACCTAAACGTGCATGTTCTATAGCGCCAAATTTTATGTTTTCGCATCCCTTTAGCATTACCTCAAACGTCACTAAATTTAGCGTCATCAACACTACGTTTTGCTTCAAAATTTAGGTTGTCCTCCCCGACCATGACGCAAGACAGAAGCTACAATGCCTTAGGGTCGGTTTTGTCTTTTAGTGGGGGCTTATGTTTGATGCTACAACGCTTTAGGGTCGTTTTTTGTCTTTT containing:
- the LOC127078432 gene encoding uncharacterized protein LOC127078432, with translation MEGSSSSTIMDNQRLPQHENVTNVSLPNMTNGMPTAKNGVPNPHGDDLILDRETRIRLQNQGYSKTYRKRKNCHIENLEDKQNTLADIICKEIPMTEVYTNFNSVIKSEINTMEETLSEVNSNGEVLNVEMDTITNKLAQMKLSKEATEVQFIRKKNGGK